A region of Roseobacter litoralis Och 149 DNA encodes the following proteins:
- a CDS encoding putative virulence factor, which produces MSENNILADRCVEVSQLTRDALAWVNHEENSDTVGPRHKSLTKLLRKSARRAERLGKSARTNMSVSVFGPSQAGKSFLVSVLARPTDGRLAADFNGPGGQLDYISQVNPAGDGESTGLVTRFTMTKAATPDGFPIQLNLLSEADIARTIINSFYEDGDQSETPPEPEDLKAHFAAHTSKAGAGEVPGLSFEEVYEIAEYVENTFGKVAYASHLRGFWDEAASLAPNMSIKDRGDFLSILWGGYQPLTDLYVKLSSALTLIDNAEEVYAPLEALQPRETSIIDVNTLSGLFGPENEDTLPIRTPSGKVAQMNRAVVCALAAELVFPMAEQPSDFFAETDLLDFPGARNRFELPLTKTLENPEEGVTNMLLRGKVAYLFDRYVANQEITSMLLCVPDSNMDTVSLPGLVENWISMTHGATPQERAKNDCILFFVMTKFDKHLGESASGGSSTERFERRMDASLLKAFGKLRDSWVHKWTPSQPFQNCYWLRNPNYFVEGLINYNEDETEKEIRAEKLDRVAELKEGCLSTEAVTSHFKEPEVAWDAALTLNDGGVGYLTQELTKVCKPESKMGQISAQLDKMTNDVLGELRDLYVSDDIETRIEEKRDAAAQIIDCLELTLQSHRFGAFINALCVDQDAIEDRISRVPSSIRISQAVGSSAMESTSTGGAASPPRPGGASRPSRPGRPNRPGKPAPVAVEVDTDATAKTASLIRTMSSEDFQANTAIDIWIEHLSQLREDADRLATFSLTPEAAADLVRELVHGFRRTDVASDMKTLLKAIDYGLTVDKQAPPAAIVCAETINSFVHSLGAEKLSDKDRPVIELQDGNSRMAFEARPASDTAFDLPQEQRAAAEDFWTDWVYMLEALFVGNAKDGDAGEINIEQNMAIGRVVNGLDAEQAA; this is translated from the coding sequence ATGTCTGAGAATAATATACTTGCAGATCGCTGCGTAGAGGTGTCGCAACTGACACGCGACGCGCTTGCCTGGGTCAACCACGAGGAAAACAGCGACACTGTCGGGCCGCGGCACAAAAGCCTGACCAAGCTGCTGCGCAAGAGCGCGCGGCGCGCCGAACGGCTGGGCAAATCGGCCCGCACCAATATGTCGGTGAGCGTTTTTGGCCCCTCGCAGGCGGGTAAATCCTTTTTGGTGTCGGTCCTCGCGCGCCCGACGGATGGACGGCTTGCCGCCGATTTCAACGGACCCGGCGGGCAGCTTGATTACATCTCTCAGGTGAACCCGGCGGGGGATGGGGAATCGACCGGTCTGGTCACACGGTTCACGATGACCAAGGCCGCGACGCCCGATGGTTTTCCGATCCAGCTGAACCTCTTGTCCGAGGCCGATATCGCGCGCACCATCATCAACAGCTTTTATGAGGATGGCGATCAGTCCGAAACACCGCCCGAACCCGAAGACCTCAAGGCACATTTCGCCGCCCATACCAGCAAGGCCGGGGCGGGAGAGGTGCCAGGCCTGTCGTTCGAAGAGGTCTATGAAATCGCCGAATATGTCGAAAACACATTCGGCAAGGTCGCCTATGCCAGCCATTTGCGTGGGTTTTGGGATGAGGCGGCGAGCCTTGCGCCCAATATGTCGATCAAGGACCGTGGCGATTTTCTGTCGATCCTCTGGGGTGGGTATCAGCCGCTGACGGACCTTTATGTCAAACTGTCCTCCGCCCTGACGCTGATCGACAACGCCGAAGAGGTCTATGCCCCCCTTGAGGCGCTGCAACCGCGCGAGACGTCAATCATTGACGTCAACACGCTCAGCGGGCTTTTCGGGCCTGAAAATGAGGACACGCTGCCGATCCGCACACCCTCGGGTAAAGTGGCCCAGATGAACCGCGCTGTGGTCTGTGCGCTCGCAGCCGAACTGGTTTTTCCGATGGCGGAGCAGCCGTCAGATTTCTTTGCCGAAACCGACTTGCTGGATTTCCCCGGAGCGCGCAACCGGTTTGAATTGCCGCTGACCAAGACGCTGGAAAATCCCGAAGAGGGCGTGACCAACATGCTGTTGCGCGGCAAGGTTGCCTATCTCTTCGACCGCTACGTGGCCAATCAGGAAATCACTTCCATGCTGCTCTGCGTGCCCGACAGCAATATGGACACGGTCAGCCTGCCGGGGCTGGTCGAAAACTGGATTTCCATGACCCATGGTGCCACGCCGCAGGAACGGGCCAAGAACGACTGCATCCTGTTTTTTGTCATGACCAAGTTTGACAAACACTTGGGCGAAAGCGCCTCCGGTGGCTCTTCGACAGAACGCTTCGAAAGGCGGATGGACGCGTCCCTGCTCAAAGCGTTTGGCAAATTACGTGACAGTTGGGTGCATAAATGGACGCCCAGCCAGCCGTTCCAGAACTGTTATTGGCTGCGCAATCCGAATTATTTCGTCGAAGGTCTGATCAATTACAACGAGGATGAGACGGAAAAGGAAATCCGCGCGGAAAAACTGGACCGGGTGGCGGAACTCAAGGAAGGGTGTCTGTCAACAGAAGCAGTGACATCGCATTTCAAAGAGCCGGAGGTTGCATGGGACGCGGCCCTGACCCTGAATGATGGGGGTGTGGGCTATCTGACGCAGGAGCTGACGAAGGTCTGCAAGCCGGAAAGCAAGATGGGGCAAATCTCGGCTCAGTTGGATAAGATGACGAATGACGTTCTGGGGGAATTGCGCGATCTTTATGTATCTGACGATATCGAAACGCGGATCGAAGAAAAGCGGGATGCTGCGGCGCAGATCATCGACTGCCTTGAGCTGACGCTGCAAAGTCACCGTTTCGGGGCCTTCATAAACGCGCTCTGTGTGGATCAGGATGCAATTGAGGATCGGATCAGCCGGGTGCCAAGCTCCATCCGGATCAGTCAGGCGGTAGGTTCTTCCGCAATGGAAAGCACATCCACCGGCGGGGCTGCATCCCCGCCACGCCCCGGTGGCGCATCACGCCCCTCGCGCCCCGGAAGGCCAAACCGCCCGGGTAAACCAGCGCCCGTGGCAGTTGAGGTCGACACGGATGCAACCGCCAAGACAGCGTCGCTGATCCGCACCATGTCGTCAGAGGATTTTCAGGCCAACACCGCCATTGATATCTGGATCGAACACTTAAGCCAGTTGCGCGAGGATGCAGACCGCTTGGCGACCTTCAGCCTGACGCCTGAGGCGGCGGCGGATCTGGTGCGCGAATTGGTGCATGGGTTCCGGCGCACCGATGTTGCATCGGACATGAAAACCCTGCTCAAGGCGATTGATTACGGGCTGACCGTTGACAAACAGGCACCACCCGCCGCCATTGTCTGCGCCGAGACAATCAATAGTTTCGTACATTCTCTGGGTGCGGAAAAGCTGTCGGACAAAGACCGCCCGGTGATCGAATTGCAAGACGGCAACAGCCGGATGGCGTTTGAAGCGCGCCCGGCCTCTGATACGGCGTTTGATCTGCCGCAGGAACAACGCGCTGCCGCCGAAGACTTCTGGACGGATTGGGTATATATGCTGGAGGCGCTGTTTGTCGGAAACGCCAAAGATGGCGACGCGGGCGAAATCAACAT